The following is a genomic window from Acidobacteriota bacterium.
GTGGAACCGCACCAAGGAAAACTCCGTCTCCACGAGGCCGGGGCTCACGCATGAGACGCGCAGCGGCGTGCCGTACAGATCCATGTTCATCCCCTCGGTCAGCGCTCGCACCGCGAACTTGGTGGCGTTATACACGTTGCCATTGGGGTAAACCTGCCGGCCGGCGATGCTGCCGATGTTGATGACGTGGCCGCGCCCGGCCGCCAGCATCGGCGGGATGAGGCGGCGCGACACGAGCAGCAGCCCGCGCACGTTGGTGTCGATCATGCGGTCCCAGTCGTCGACAGACCCCTCGTGGAGCTTGTCGAGTCCCGCGGCCAGACCGGCGTTGTTCACCAGCACGTGGGGCACCAGGCCGCGGGCTTCGAGCGCGTCGCCGAAGGCGGCAACCGCAGCGGCGTCGCGCACGTCGAGGGTGAACACGTCCACCGATGCGGCCCCCGCGTCCCGCAGTCCCGCGGCCATCGCCTCGAGACGGTCCGCGCGGCGAGCGGCCAGCACCAGCCGCGCCCCGGCGGCGGCGAAACGCTCGGCGCACGCCTGCCCGATGCCGGCGCTGGCGCCGGTGATGACGACGATCCGGTCCTTCATTCGGTTCATGTTCGCTCCTGTTTCATTAATCGCGTCAGATCCGGCAGAGTGTCCTGAGTTTGAAACGAGAACAAAAACTTGCCCGGCGTCTTGGCGCCCTGGCGAGCCTTGTAGACCGTCGGGCTACCCGTAGCCCAGCTCCCGTAGCCGCTCCTCGGAGAATCCGAAGTGGTGGGCCACCTCGTGCATGACCGTCTTGCGGATCTCCCGGACCACCTGCCGCGGCGTGCGGCACGCGCGCAGGATGGGGCGGCGGAAGATAAGGATCCGGTCGGGCATGGGGAAGAGGTGGAAGGCACTCTTCCGCGTCTCGGGGATGCCCTGGTAGAGCCCGAACAGGGAGCCGCCGCCGCGGATCCCCACCTCGCGCAGCAGCTCGCGCGACGGCTCGTCCTCGACGAGGATCTCCACGTTCTCGAGTTTCTCCAGGAATTCCGCCGGAATTTCCTCCAGCGCCTGGTCCACCAGTTCCTCGAATTCCTGCCGCGTCAGCATGGCCGGCCCTCCGCTCCCCATTAAAGACGGCGCGCGCGCCGCCGTCAAGCCGAAAAACCGATCCCTCGCCGTGGCTGCCGCCGCCGCGTGTTTCTGGTAGAATAGCCCTTCGGATCGCCCGGCGATCCCATCCCGACTCCGGAGCGAACGCCATGACCGACTTTGACCGCCTCTTCTCGCGCGGCGCCCGGGCCATGCAGCCGAGCCCCATCCGCCGCATGGCCGGACTGATCAACCAGCCGGGCGTGATCTCGTTCGCCGGCGGCGTGCCGAACCCGGCCACGTTTCCCGACGCCGACCTGAAACGGATCATGGACGACATCGTGGAGACCGACGGCTACCAGATCTTCCAGTACGGCGTCACCCGGGGCCTGGAGGCGTTCCGGCAGCAGCTCGTGACCATGCTGGCCGGGCGGGGCATCCGCGCCGCCGACGACGGGCTGATGGTCACCTCCGGCTCGCAGCAGGGGCTGGAGCTGTTGAGCCGCGTCCTGCTCGACCCCGGTGATGTGGTCCTCGTGGAGCTGCCCAGCTACATCGGCGCGCTGGCCTGCTTCCGCAACACGCTGGCCGAGATGGTGGGCGTGGCCCAGGACGCCGACGGCATCGTCCCCGAGGAGCTGGAGCGGACCATCGCCGCCCTCCGGGGCGCCGGCCGGACGATCAAACTGCTGTACGTCATCCCGAACTTTCAAAACCCGTCGGGGATCACCATCACGCCGGCGCGCCGGGCGGCGGTGCTGGAGCTGGCCCGCGCGCACGGCATCCTGGTGGTCGAAGACGACCCGTACGGCGAACTCTATTTTCCCGGGGTGACGCCCGAGTCACTGCGAGCGATGCGGGCCCTGCCCGGCGGCGAGGAGGTGGTCTACCTGAGCTCGTTCTCCAAGGTGGTCAGCCCCGGGCTGCGCACCGCGTTCATGGCCGCCCCGCCGCCGGTGATCCGCATGCTGGAGTTGGCCAAACAGGCGGCCGACCTGTGCTCCAGCAGCCTGGACCAGCGCCTGGTCTACGAGTACTGCAAGCGGGGTCTCTATGACCGCCACCTGGCCGAGGTGCGGCGGTTCTACGCCGCCAAGTGCGAGGTGATGCTGGCGGCGCTGGACCGGCACATGCCGGCCGAGATCGCCTGGACCCGGCCGCGGGGCGGGATGTTCGTCTGGCTGACCCTGCCCGCCGGACTCGACGCCGAGCCGCTGGCGGTGGAGGCGGTCCAAACGCTGAAGGTGGCGTTTATCCACGGCGCGCCGTTCTTCGTCAACGGGGCGGGCCGGAACACCCTCCGGCTGACCTTCGCCAAGGAGGATGCCGCCAAGATCGAAGAGGGGATCTGCCTGCTGGCGGGCTTCTTCAAGTCGAAACTCTGATCAGGTCTTCCCCTGGTCCTGGTCGTTGCCGGTCTCGCGGAGGATCGCGTCCACCTCCTCGTCCCGCAGCTCCGGGTCCAGCGCCACCGCCTCGATGAGCAGGCTCTGGGCGCGTCCCAGGTCGCCGAGCTCGTAGCAAATGATGCCGAGATAATATTTGGCGTCCGCGTTCCGCGGATAGGCCGCGACGTACTCCTCGAACAGCACCAGCGCCTCGGCCCAGCGCTCCAGCGCGTAGTAGTTGCGCGCCAGATTCCAGCGGGTGTCGGCGTTGTGCTCCAGGGCAAACGCCTTCTCGGTGTGCGTGAGAGCGAGCGCGTAGTCGGCCAGCCGTTCGTCCTCGTCGCCGAGCAGGATGCGGCCGAGGGCGGTGTGCGCCTCCAGGTTGGCGGCGTCCAGCTCCAGACAGCGCGAGAAGTCCTGCAGCGCGAGGCCCGGCTGGCGAGCTAGCAGGTGCAGTTCACCGTCGATCCGGAAGCGGTCGAGGCTGCCGGACGGGCACATGTCCCGGACCTGACGGTAGTACCGCTGGGCGCCCGAGGGGTCGGAATTGAGCATGGCCGTAGCAGCGAGGCTCTCGAGGACGGCCATCCGAAGCGGGCGTTCGGGGAGACCGACCCGCTCCAGCGCCAGCAACAGGACCTGCTCCGCCTCGCTCGCCCGACCCGCGTCGGCCAGAGACTGCCCGTAGACCCGGTAGTCCTTGGCGGTGAGCAGGCGGTCAGCCGCCTGCTGGTCGCCCAGCCGGAACTGGCAGATGCCCAGGTAATAGCGATAATCATCGTCGTCGGCGGACGTGGCCCACAGCTCCTCAAACAGGGGGCGGGCCTCGGCCCAGCGCTCCAGCCGGAAGTAATTGTAAGCCAAATGATAAGCCGTGGCCGGGCAGGGACTCAGTCGGTGGCAGGCCCGGTTGTGCGGCAGCGCCCGAACCGGGTCAGCAGCGGTGTCTCCTTTGATGCCCAGGTAGATGAGCCCGAGGTTATTGTGCGCGGACAGGTTATCCGGGTCCAGCTCCAACGCCCGGTCGAAGCACTGGACGGCCTCCGCGGTGCGCTGTTCCAGGAGCAGGAGAGCGCCGCGGGTGGCGGTCGCGGCAGCGCTGCCGGGATCCGCCAGTTCCAGCGCCCGGCGGTACCACGCCGCCGCTCGGGCCTTTTCCCCCCGGTTTTCGAGCAATACGCCGAGATGGAGACAGGCCCGCCGCTGGAGATCGCGGCTGGCTCTGCCGGACCAGTCCACGGCGAGCCGAAGGTTCTTTTCCGCGCCGTATGTCTCGTTGCGCCCGAACTGCGCTGTCGCCTCCCGCAGCCGGGCCGCAGCCTGCACCTCCCGGTACCTCATCCCCGACTGGACCGCCAAGTAGCCGACGCCGGCAACGCCGAGCGGCAGGGCGACCAGCAGCAGCAGCGTCGGGACCGGCCGGCTCGACAGGATCCAGACGGTGCCGCCGCCGGCCAAGGCCAGCGTGGCGAGGAGCCCGACCGCGATGGCGGCATCCAGCGCCACCATTGTCTCCGGATGGACGGGCCGGGTGAAGTAGGCTGACCTGTAGCGCAGCATCCAGACCACCTCGACAGCCAGAACAGCCAGGGCGGCCGGCCCGGCGGCGTACCCCCAGATGGTTCGCGAGAGTCTGAAATCGGCGCGGCCGCCGTTCCAGCCGGCGACGAGCCGGATCCAGAGGCCGCCCAGCGCACAGGTTGCCAGCCCAAGAGGGAGCGCGACCGCCAGGGCCGCCGCCCAGGCGGTGGTCCACCGGTCGGCCGGATAAGCGAAGTTCAACCGGGCGAGCACCTCGGTCGCGGCAAACCAGCCGGCCGCGCCGAGCAGCGCCAGGATCGGAACGAGCAGTGGCAGCCGGAGCCTGACAAGCCGCTCGCACAGGGTCACCGCAGCAGGCGGCGACGCCGGCGTCTCCGGTTGTGTGGAGGCGGTGGCGGTCACCGCGCCGGCAGGCGGCTCTGCCAACGATGGTGGTATCGGGTGGTCTGCGGCCATGGGTGCTCCGGACCCCGCGGCGGCGATCCGGCCGCAGGTCATTCCCTCTTATAACTCAAGGTTCCGGCGTTTGCAACGCGCAGCCGCCGGAGTTGCCTTTTCCGCCGGGTTCTGGTAAGGATGGAGGCATGGATCCGCTGCCGCTCCTGCACCGGTGCCAGCTGTGCGCCGGCATGAACGAGGAGGAACTCCGCAAGCTGGCCCGGATCGCCGCGTTTCGCCGGCTGGCGGCCGGCGAGACCCTGTTTCAGGAAGGTGATCCGGGCACGGGCTTCTTTGTCCTGCTCCAGGGTCGCGTCCGCGTGTACAAGGCGTCGCCGGAGGGGAAGGAGTACACGCTGCACCTGATCCAGCCGGGGATGATGTTCGCCGAGGTGGCCATCTTCACCGGCCATCCGTACCCCGCCTCCTGCCTCGCCATGGAGGATGCGCTGGTGGCGTTCTTCCCCCGGGAGGCGTTCCTGGCATTCCTGCGCGCCGAGCCGCAGGTGTCCATGAAGATCATCGCCTCGCTGGCCGGCTTCGTCCGCGAGTTCAACCGGCAGGTGGAGGCGCTGTCGCTGAAAGAGGTCCCCGCCCGGCTGGCCGCCTGGCTGCTGGCGGAGGCGGAGCGGCAGGGCGCCGACCGGCTGGTGTTGACCATTTTCAAGGGCGAGCTGGCCGCCCAGCTCGGCACCGTCGGCGAGACGCTGTCGCGGAACCTGCGCAAATTCAAGGAGGCCGGACTCATCCGCCTTGAGGGGAAGGCCATCACCATAGTCCGGCCGGAGGAGCTGGCCGACATCGCCAACGGCATCGGCCGGCTGTGACGCCGCCGATCCTACCGGCCCGCTTCCGCCACAACTTTATCCCGGCCTGACTGGAACCAGACAGCTGCCGCCCTCGTACAAAGACATTACCTATTTCCTCTGCATGGAGGCTTGTGATGAAGCGATTCGTGCCGATCCTGATCTGCCTGCTCGCCGTCGCGGCGACGGCGCAGGAGAATACCCGCCTGCTCCGTTTCCCGGCCATCCACGGTGACCAGATTGTGTTCACCTACGCCGGCGACCTGTACACGGTGCCGGCCGCCGGCGGCATCGCCCGCCCGCTGACGAGCCACGACGGCTTCGAGAGTTTTCCCCGTTTCTCCCCCGACGGCAAGCATGTGGCGTTCACCGGCCAGTACGACGGCAACACCGAGGTCTATCTGATTCCCGCTGAGGGGGGCGTCCCCCAGCGCCTGACCTGGACGGCGACGCTGGGCCGCGACGACGTCTCCGACCGCATGGGTCCCAACAACATCGTGATGGGCTGGACGCCCGCCGGTCGCGAGATCGTCTTCCGCTCGCGCATGCGCGAGTTCAACGACTTCAAGGGGCAGCTCTACCTGGTGGGACTCGACGGCGATCTGCCGCGGCAGCTCCCGCTGCCGCGCGGCGGCTTCTGCTCCTACTCTCCTGACGGCAAGCAGTTCGCCTACAACCGCGTGTTCCGCGAGTTCCGTACCTGGAAGCGCTACCGCGGCGGCCAGGCCGACGACATCTGGGTCTACGACTTCGCGACGAAGCAGACCGAGAACATCACCAACCACCCGGCCCAGGACATCATCCCCATGTGGCACGGCGACCGGATCTATTTTCTGTCCGACCGCGGCGCCAACGGCCGCATGAACCTGTACGTCTACGAGCGGGGCACCCGGAAAACCCGCCAGCTCACCGACTATGACGCGTACGACATCAAGTTCCCGTCGCTCGGCGACACCGCCATCGTCTTCGAGTACGGCGGCTGGATCCACCGGTTCGACCTGGCTACGGAGCAGGCGGTCCAGGTGCCCATCCGCGTGGCCACCGACCGGGCCGTCGCCCGGGGCGGGCTCACCGACGTCCAGAAGTACATCAACGATTTCGACATCGGTCCCGACGGCAAGCGCGCTGTGTTCAACGCCCGCGGCGACATCTTCACCGTCCCGGCCAAGAAGGGTGCCATCCGCAACCTGACCCGCACCCCCGGCGTCCACGACCGCGCCGCGGTCTGGTCGCCCGACGGCAAGTGGATCGCCTACATCTCCGACGCCAGCGGCGAGGACGAGATCTACATCATCCCGCAGTACGGCGATGGTCCCGCCAAACGACTCACCACCGGCGCCGACACCTACAAGTACGGCCTCGACTGGTCGCCTGACAGCACGCGCATTCTCTGGTCGGACAAGAAACTGCGGCTGTCCTATGTGGATGTTGAAACAGGCAAGGTGACGCTGGTGACCCAGGCGGAAGCCTGGGAGATCACCCAGGCCGACTGGGCCCCCGACAGCCAGTGGATCGCCTACGCTCAGCAGGAGCGTGAGGGGATGCCCCGGGTGTACCTCTACTCCGTGGCCGAGGCCAAGGCCTGGCCCGTGACCGACTCCTGGTACGCCTCCGGCGGCCCGTCGTTCAGCTCCGACGGCAAGTTCCTGTTCTTCACCTCCACCCGCGACTTCACCCCCACCTACGGCTTCACCGAGTTCAACACTGTCTACCAAAACGGCACCCGCGTCTACTTCGTGGCCCTGGCCAAGGAGACCGAGTCCCCCTTCAAGCCTGTCAGCGACGAGGTGGAAATCAAGCAGGACAAGCCGGCCAAGGCCGAAGGCGGCGAAAAACCAGCCGAGAAGGCGGCCGACAAGCCCGCCGACAAACCGACCGACAAGAAGGACGCCGCCGTCGCCGTAAAGGTGGACATCGACGGCCTGCCCGGCCGGATCATGGTCCTGCCCGTCACGCCGGCCAACTATTACGGCGTGAACGCCGTGGGTGATTCGGTGTATTACGTCCGGTTCGGCGCGCGCGACGAGCGACCCACTCTCCTCATATACGACCTCAAGGGACAGAAGGAAACCGATCTCGGCCCTGTGAACGGCTACTCGATTTCGGCCGACGGCAAGAAGATGCTGGTGGCGCAGAACCAGACTTACGGCATCATCGATCTACCCAAGGCGAAGATCGAGCTGAAAGACAAACTGGACCTGGCCGATCTCAAGGTCACCCTGGACCGCGCCGCCGAGTGGCGGCAGATCTACACCGAGTGCTGGCGCCAGATGCGCGACTTCTTCTACGCCCCCAACATGCACGGCGTGGACTGGGCGGGTGTCGAGAAGAAGTATGAGCCGCTGCTGGCGCACGTGGCGCACCGGGCCGACCTGACCTACATCATCGGTGAGATGATCGGCGAACTCAACTGCGGCCACACCTATGTGGGCGGCGGCGACGCACCCGCTGCGCCGCGCATCCCGATGGGCCTGCTTGGCGCCGAACTGGAGCGCGACTCCGCCTCCAAGGCCTACCGGATCACCCGGATCCTCAAGGGCGAGAACTGGGTCCGGTCCCGCCGCTCGCCGCTCACCGAGCTCGGCGTGAACGCCCAGGTGGGCGACTACATCCTGGCCGTGGACGGACGCCCCGTCAAGGACATGGCCAATATCTACCAGGCGCTGGCGGGCACCGCCGGCAAGCAGGTTCGCCTGACCCTGAACAGCAAGCCCGTCGAGGAAGGGAGCCGCGAGGCGATCGTGGTGCCCGTCGACGACGAGCTTGATCTTTACTACTACAACTGGGTCCAGCACAACATCGAGTACGTGGCCAAGGCCACGGGCGGCCAGGTGGGCTACATCCACATCCCCGACATGAGCCCGCAGGGCCTCAATGAGTTCGTCAAGCACTTCTACCCGCAGCTCAAGAAGAAGGGCCTCATCATCGACGTCCGTGGCAACGGCGGCGGCAACGTCTCCCCCATGATCATCGAGCGGCTGCGCCGGCAAATGGACATGGTGGACATGGCCCGCAACACCATCCCCGGCGTCGACCCGGGTGCGTTGCATGTGGGACCGAAGGTGGCGCTGCTCGATGAGTTCTCCGCCTCCGACGGCGATCTATTCCCCTACCGCTTCCGCAAGAACGCCCTGGGCGAGCTTATCGGCAAGCGCTCATGGGGCGGCGTGGTGGGCATCCGCGGTTCGCTGCCGCTCCTGGACGGCGGCTACCTGAACAAGCCGGAGTTCGCCTCCTACGACACGGCCGGCAAGGAGTGGATCATCGAGGGGCGCGGCGTGGAGCCCGATATTGTCGTGGACAACGATCCGGCCAAGGAATTCGCCGGCATCGACGAGCAGCTCGACAAGGGCATCGCCGTGGTCATGGAGAAGCTCAAGAAGGAGAAGCCGGATCTGCCGGCGCCTCCGCCTTACCCGATCAAGAAGTGACCGCCCGGCGGCTGCCTGCGGGCAACCGCCATCGTCCGACAGACCAACGGGGAGCGGCTATCCGGCCGCTCCCCGTTTGTTCTTCGTAATCGAGGCTCGAGGTTCGGGGCTCGAGGCTCGTTCCCGATCAGTGGACTTTGGAATTCGGACATCGGCATTCGGATTTCGTGTTCGTAATTCGTAATCGTGATTGAGGCTCGGGGCTTGGGGTTCGGGATTTGTGGCTCGGGGGGAAGAAGTTCGTCCCCGATCATCGGACGTACCGCGCGTTCAACGAACGCGCGTGGAAGATGCCTCAGTCACGGCATGTCGCGCGACGTCCCGACCTCGGCGTCGGGTCGGAACAAAATGCGCCCCACCCGCCCATGTTCAAGGTCTTGAAGCCGCCAGATCAATGACCGGCCGATATTTCGGCGGAAAGATCGGCTTTCCTTGCGCCCGGGCGGCTGCCGCCAGCTTTTTTTTGAGTTTTTCGCTGTTTCATCATGCGAATCTCATTCTGTGAACAACACCGAAACAACCGCTGCTCAACCAACGATCTGGCCTAATTCAACAGGCATCGGAACAGAATTGAAACGAGGTGTCATTCCGCAGCTTTCAGTCAAGCGCCGATGCTCCACGCAAACGATGCGTCTTTGGAGAGAGAATACAGGTTCGTGTGCTCGCCGCGACGGCAAACACGAACCAGTGAACTTGTGGATTTGTGGATCTGTGAACCTGCGAACCGATCCGCGGTCGCCCGTTTTCCCTTGACACCCCGGCGGCCGCACCCGCTACAATCGCTGGCAGGAGGCACCCATGCTGGTGGTCCTGAGCGACCTGCATTTCACCGACGGCACGGCCGGGGAGCACAACCTGCCGCCTGAGACGCTGAGCCGGGTGATCCTCTCCGATTGGATGACGCTGGCGGCGCGCTGCCGCGCCATGGAGCTGCGGGTGGTGCTGCTCGGCGACATCCTGGACCTGGTGCGTACCGAGCGGTGGTTCGACCTGCCGCCGGAGCATCGCCCCTGGGGCCGCGAGGGACTGGCCGCGCTGGCCGGAGGCGGTGCGGATTCGCCCCTGGCGCGCTGCGCCCTGGACATCCTGGGCCGGATGCCCCCCGACGGCCGGCCTGAGTCGGCACCCCCGGCGACCATCCTGGCTAAAAACTGGGCGGCGTTCGCGTTGCTGCGTGAGTTGCCCGCGCGGGCGGCGGAGGCGCTGGGGCGCGCGCTCCCCGTGACGGTGGAGTTCGTCCCCGGCAACCACGACCGCCTGACCCACGCCTTCCCGGCGCTGCGCGCGGCGGTGCGGGCGATGCTGGGCCTCGCCGCCGATGGCGCCGACGCCCTCACGGCGCCGTTTCCGCCGGAGTGCCGGGCGCCGGCCTACGGGTTGCTGGCTCGTCACGGGCACGTCTTCGATCCCTGGAACGCGGGCGGTCCCGGCGCCGTGCCCGCCGTGGGCGACGTGATCACCACCGAGTTCGCGGTGAAGCTCCCCTGGGCGATGGGCCGCCACCCGGCCGTCTCCGTGGAGTGGCTGCGGGGCTTGCGGGCCATCGACAACGTCCGGCCGCTGGGCCGGATCATGGAGTGGCTCGACAGCCGCATCCGCGCCGAGGCCCTCCCCGAGATCCGCACCGCCCTGGAGGCGGTCTTCGAGACCGTCGCCGCCGGATTGCTGGAGATCGACTTCCTGCGCACCTGGCGGGACAGCACGACGGAGTGGGACGAAGCCGTCCGCTGGCTGACCAGCCCGTGGATCCGCTGGCTGCCGCGCAAGGCGCTGGAGATCCTGCGCGCCCAGGACCTGCTCCCTCTGTTCCTGAAGGCGTCCGAGGACAACCCTGATCCTTCCGGCGACGCGCTCATCGCGGGGCTCCTCGACGAGCGGGCCTGGGTGGACGACCCGGAGATCCGTTATCTGGCGCTGGGCCATACCCACAACCCGCTCGTGCTGCCGCTGGAGTGCCGCGCCGGGCGGGACGTCGTCTACATCAACGCCGGCACCTGGCGCGAGCGGCTGGTGCGCGCCGCCGGCAGCGGTGCCCCGGCGTTCGTGCCGCTGAAGCACACGAGCTATGCCGTCTTCTACCAGCCGGGCGAGGGTGTTGACGTGCCCCGCTTCGATTTCCGCTCGGCCATCCACCCGGCCTGAGCCGGCGGCGGATTCGTCCCGCCGCGGACGGCCCGACCGTCCGACGATATGAATTGATTTAGGTCAAAGCACGCCTGGCGCCCCCCGGATATGATGGCGCCCGAGACTGACACTCGGGAGGAACATCATGGCCATGCGCAATATCATCAAAATCGACGAAAGCAAGTGCGACGGCTGCGGCCTGTGCGTGCCGTCCTGCGCCGAGGGCGCCATCCGGATCGTGGACGGCAAGGCGCGCCTCGTGAGCGAGACCTTCTGCGACGGGTTGGGCGCGTGCCTGGGCGATTGCCCGCAGGGTGCCATCACCCTCGAGGAGCGCGATGCGGCGGAGTTCGACGCCGTCGCCGTGGCCGCCCACACCGGTCACTCCGTCGAGGACGTCATGGCGTCCGTCCACGCCAACGCGGTCCGCGGCGGCGCGGCCCCGGCGGTTCCGGCCGCCTGTCCCATGCCGCCCTCCCGGTTCCACCCGGCGGCAAGCTCGTTCCTGCGCCACGGCCACGAGGCGGGGCACGGCCACGGCGGAGGATGTCCGGGCTCGGCGGCCCGCACCATTCAGCGCGCCGCGGCGCCCACGACCGTGCCAGCGGCGGCGGTTGCCGAACCTTCCCGGCTGACCAACTGGCCCGTCCAGATCGCGCTGCTCCCCATCCGGGCACCGTATTTCGCGGGCGCCCACCTGCTGCTCGCGGCCGACTGCGTGCCGCTGGCCTATGCCGGTTTTCATCGCGACTTCGTCGCCGACCGGGTGGCTCTCATCGGCTGTCCGAAGCTGGACGACGGCGAGGTGTACGTCAAGAAGCTCGCGGCGATCTTCCGGGATAACGACATCCAGTCGGTCCGGGTGGCGTTCATGGAGGTGCCGTGCTGCACCGGGTTGGTGCGCATCGCTCATCGGGCCCTGACTGAAAGCGGCAAGGACATTCCCCTGGAGTTGGTCCGGATTTCTATCGGCGGCGAGATCATCCCGACCGATGGGTTTTGATCGCCCGGCGGTCGGTGTGCGGCCGCACGCGCCGGCATCGGGATGAATTGTTCAGGCGGTTGGCACCATGAGTTCAGCTCGCGGTACGGCGATCGGTCCCACCCTCATGGCCGTGGTAGCGGCGCTGCTGGCCGCGGCGCACTTCTCGCGGGCCGACCAATGGTCGCTGTTGGCGGTGAGCCTGGCGGCGCCGCTCCTGCTGGCGCTCCCCGGGCGGTGGCCGGTGCGCCTGCTCCAAGTGCTGCTGCTGGGTGCGGCCGCGGAGTGGGTGCGCACGGCGGCACGCCTGACAGCCGGCCGGATAGCGGCCGGGGAGCCGTGGCTGCGGCTGGTGGTGATTCTGGCGGCGGTGGCCGCGGTCACCGTCATCGCCGCCTGGCTGCAGGGCCGCACCGCGGGCCGCCGGCCGGCGGAAGCGCCCGGTGCCGAGGGAGTGACGGTGGCGGCGTTCGCCATCGCCTCCGTGACAATGGGCGCCGCGCACTCCATGGTTCGGCCGCCCATCCTTCTGGCGGAGCGTTTTCTCGCTGGCGCCGGCTGGCTGGAGATCGCGGCGCTGGCCCTCTACGCCGCGCGGCTGGCGCGACACCTGGCTGACGGCGACCGTTGGGCGGAGCGTCGCCGGTGGCTGTGGGGACTGTTCTCCGTGGTGTTTTTCGCTCAACTGGCGCTGGGCCTGGCCGGCTTGGCGGACTTCCTCATGAGCGGGAAACTCCACTTGCCGGTGCCGGCGCTTATCGCCGCCGGTCCTGTCTGGCGCGGCGGTGGTTTCTTCATGCCCATCCTCTTCCTGGCCACGGTGGTGCTCGTGGGCCCGGCCTGGTGCAGCTTCCTCTGCTACATCGGCGCCTGGGACGCGGCACTGGCCGCCCAGCGGCCGCGCCCCCTGGAGCTGCCCGCGTGGACGCGGTGGGGCCGCTGGATCACCCTGCCCGGCGTGGCGCTCGCGGCGCTGGGGCTCCGGCTGACCGGCGCGCCACCGCTTGCAGCCACGGCCGCGGCAGCCGCCTTCGGCTTGGCCGGAGTGGGGATCATCCTGACGGTGTCGCGGCGGTACGGGATCATGGCCCACTGCACCACCTGGTGCCCCATGGGCCTGGTGGCGGCGTTGCTGGGGCGGCTGCACCCGCTGCGGATCCGCATCGGGAAGGAATGCACCGAATGCTGCCGCTGCACCGCAGCATGCCGCTACGGGGCGCTCGCCGCCGACGACATCCGCCGCCGCCGGCCGGGTCTGAACTGCACCCTGTGCGGCGAC
Proteins encoded in this region:
- a CDS encoding Crp/Fnr family transcriptional regulator, whose amino-acid sequence is MDPLPLLHRCQLCAGMNEEELRKLARIAAFRRLAAGETLFQEGDPGTGFFVLLQGRVRVYKASPEGKEYTLHLIQPGMMFAEVAIFTGHPYPASCLAMEDALVAFFPREAFLAFLRAEPQVSMKIIASLAGFVREFNRQVEALSLKEVPARLAAWLLAEAERQGADRLVLTIFKGELAAQLGTVGETLSRNLRKFKEAGLIRLEGKAITIVRPEELADIANGIGRL
- a CDS encoding tetratricopeptide repeat protein, with the protein product MAADHPIPPSLAEPPAGAVTATASTQPETPASPPAAVTLCERLVRLRLPLLVPILALLGAAGWFAATEVLARLNFAYPADRWTTAWAAALAVALPLGLATCALGGLWIRLVAGWNGGRADFRLSRTIWGYAAGPAALAVLAVEVVWMLRYRSAYFTRPVHPETMVALDAAIAVGLLATLALAGGGTVWILSSRPVPTLLLLVALPLGVAGVGYLAVQSGMRYREVQAAARLREATAQFGRNETYGAEKNLRLAVDWSGRASRDLQRRACLHLGVLLENRGEKARAAAWYRRALELADPGSAAATATRGALLLLEQRTAEAVQCFDRALELDPDNLSAHNNLGLIYLGIKGDTAADPVRALPHNRACHRLSPCPATAYHLAYNYFRLERWAEARPLFEELWATSADDDDYRYYLGICQFRLGDQQAADRLLTAKDYRVYGQSLADAGRASEAEQVLLLALERVGLPERPLRMAVLESLAATAMLNSDPSGAQRYYRQVRDMCPSGSLDRFRIDGELHLLARQPGLALQDFSRCLELDAANLEAHTALGRILLGDEDERLADYALALTHTEKAFALEHNADTRWNLARNYYALERWAEALVLFEEYVAAYPRNADAKYYLGIICYELGDLGRAQSLLIEAVALDPELRDEEVDAILRETGNDQDQGKT
- a CDS encoding metallopeptidase family protein, which codes for MLTRQEFEELVDQALEEIPAEFLEKLENVEILVEDEPSRELLREVGIRGGGSLFGLYQGIPETRKSAFHLFPMPDRILIFRRPILRACRTPRQVVREIRKTVMHEVAHHFGFSEERLRELGYG
- a CDS encoding SDR family NAD(P)-dependent oxidoreductase is translated as MNRMKDRIVVITGASAGIGQACAERFAAAGARLVLAARRADRLEAMAAGLRDAGAASVDVFTLDVRDAAAVAAFGDALEARGLVPHVLVNNAGLAAGLDKLHEGSVDDWDRMIDTNVRGLLLVSRRLIPPMLAAGRGHVINIGSIAGRQVYPNGNVYNATKFAVRALTEGMNMDLYGTPLRVSCVSPGLVETEFSLVRFHGDAGRAAQVYANTQPLTPADIADAVHYVANAPEHVNVLDMIVLPTVQRSATMLLRTTP
- a CDS encoding PLP-dependent aminotransferase family protein — its product is MTDFDRLFSRGARAMQPSPIRRMAGLINQPGVISFAGGVPNPATFPDADLKRIMDDIVETDGYQIFQYGVTRGLEAFRQQLVTMLAGRGIRAADDGLMVTSGSQQGLELLSRVLLDPGDVVLVELPSYIGALACFRNTLAEMVGVAQDADGIVPEELERTIAALRGAGRTIKLLYVIPNFQNPSGITITPARRAAVLELARAHGILVVEDDPYGELYFPGVTPESLRAMRALPGGEEVVYLSSFSKVVSPGLRTAFMAAPPPVIRMLELAKQAADLCSSSLDQRLVYEYCKRGLYDRHLAEVRRFYAAKCEVMLAALDRHMPAEIAWTRPRGGMFVWLTLPAGLDAEPLAVEAVQTLKVAFIHGAPFFVNGAGRNTLRLTFAKEDAAKIEEGICLLAGFFKSKL